A single window of Solenopsis invicta isolate M01_SB chromosome 3, UNIL_Sinv_3.0, whole genome shotgun sequence DNA harbors:
- the LOC105208243 gene encoding WD repeat-containing protein 6 isoform X2 → MYNCFQIITTGMGSTLYIYKHCKFEDKLDCLYPNNIHGIVVGANNKLAVFGAKSICICDIEIACDIRIRKQSTDQFNDWIIATKWISFKEQMQLAILFAHNYISIYDTCNKTSQIIRCEETCILYGGSISGTCQENLVIFSGTVFQEILIWKIDNGHYDLNKRMPVLHRLTGHKGVIFSVVCDPASRFICSTSDDRSVKFWKVTEHENSESNDINWQTVKIDSIKTMFIHTARVWKALIRNDIVLTIGEDSLACTWSLSGNLLNKAYYKAPIWSIDVSEDNMTIYVGGGDGSVYMQPFEHYKSLETLFLPDDDRCNFPKYISYLHDGTILIFTELGTLLHYNNEMVHKNTIYLANDSYYIMQVSLNRHFVALASREGHVIIYEVSLGTLQQYQKDKIMNSQILSLQWLNNCEFIACGANGLLKLFSFGLGVKEKYRLPPSRERWLTAAITFYTPTKTSQMLICGDRVGNIHVYKRQSYCSDVVIEEPIQTLYRIHGKIGVQSFHIFRKNLITSGRDGMLRFYQIREEDTEPLLVLHKKKMPMDWISNMMEVNMERAGETKKDEIFFVFGFKQVEFIIYNLLNENIVVRIPCGGGHRSWDCVISRSKASFAYIKNRQVHVCDLSLSLFLSRPMLQNGFHIKETCCLRYIKCHQEEIFISGSEDCTLRISHLRRRNFKWNSFENLGVFNGHLSGIKCISVIQLLGSAFQYLVFSGGGRAQLKIWGLNIVLPDPYSSDLDISCSDVNSHMLYEQNQYCKKPWQEAEQSYIAEPETRYMDIYAYYPFKELNYVLIFIACADGYLRLLVYDIVPNNIYLKVSTKYIDRCILKMHILSHKSKVIVLTMNTDGKLRFFDFTDTISKIYEDANSGNQNIVNFNDIPFAEFSLHQSGINCFDLEHVHEDEYLLVTGGDDNLLSVVYFQIYISESNKLSAEILSKWSTPSAHSAQIVGVRFIKKNNKICSVGVDQQVITHNYLCSNGVVHVNILDQVLTSVTDVQGMELASSWDHFICVYGRGFEILSI, encoded by the exons ATGTATAATTGCTTTCAAATAATTACAACAG GTATGGGATCCACCCTCTACATATATAAGCATTGTAAATTTGAAGATAAATTGGATTGTCTGTATCCAAATAATATACATGGCATTGTAGTAGGAGCAAACAATAAATTGGCTGTATTTGGCGCCAAATCTATATGTATCTGCGATATAGAAATAGCATGTGACATAAG GATTAGAAAACAAAGTACTGATCAATTCAATGATTGGATAATTGCTACGAAATGGATATCGTTTAAGGAACAAATGCAATTGGCAATTCTGTTTGCccataattatatatctatatatgatACATGTAATAAAACTTCTCAAATTATACGTTGCGAAGAAACGTGTATACT ctaCGGTGGTTCTATATCAGGAACTTGCCAAGAGAATTTAGTCATTTTTAGTGGAACAGTgtttcaagaaattttaatatggaAAATTGACAATGGGCACTATGATCTTAATAAGAGAATGCCAGTTTTGCATCGTTTAACAGGACACAAG GGTGTTATTTTCTCTGTTGTTTGTGATCCAGCCTCGCGATTTATTTGTTCCACATCTGATGATAGAAGTGTTAAATTCTGGAAAGTAACGGAACATGAAAATTCCGAGAGCAATGACATAAACTGGCAGACAGTAAAAATAGACTcgataaaaacaatgtttatacATACAGCAAGAGTTTGGAAAGCTTTAATTAGAAATGACATCGTTTTAACAATTGGAGAa GATTCTCTTGCATGCACATGGTCACTCTCAggtaatttacttaataaagcCTACTACAAAGCACCTATATGGAGTATTGATGTGTCTGAAGATAATATGACGATATATGTGGGTGGAGGTGATGGATCTGTATATATGCAGCCCTTTGAACACTACAAAAGCCTAGAAACGCTTTTTCTACCTGACGATGATAGATGCAATTTTCCTAAATATATTTCCTATTTGCATGATGGCACAATTTTAATCTTTACTGAATTGGGAACACTCTTACATTACAATAATGAAATGGTGCATAAAAATACTATATACTTAGCAAATGATAGCTACTATATTATGCAAGTGTCTCTAAATCGTCATTTTGTTGCCCTTGCATCTAGAGAGGGACATGTAATAATATACGAAG TATCTCTTGGGACTTTACAACAGTATCAGAAAGACAAAATAATGAATTcacaaattttatctttgcagTGGTTAAACAATTGTGAATTTATAGCATGTGGAGCAAATGgtcttttgaaattattttcttttggaCTAG GAGTGAAAGAAAAATACAGATTACCTCCCAGTCGAGAACGTTGGTTAACTGCCGCTATAACATTCTATACTCCTACAAAAACGTCGCAAATGTTAATATGTGGAGACAGAGTTGGGAATATTCATGTGTACAAACGGCAAAGCTATTGTTCTGACGTAGTTATAGAAGAACCTATTCAAACACTTTATAGAATCCATGGTAAAATAGGAGTCCAGTCGTTCCAcatatttcgaaaaaacttgATAACGTCTGGACGCGATGGAATGTTGAGATTTTATCAAATACGTGAAGAGGATACGGAACCCTTGTTGGtactgcataaaaaaaaaatgccaatGGACTGGATTAGCAATATGATGGAAGTGAATATGGAAAGAGCAGGCGAGACAAAAAAGGATGAGATTTTCTTTGTATTTGGTTTTAAACAg gtggaatttataatatataacttgTTGAATGAAAATATCGTCGTCAGAATCCCTTGTGGTGGCGGTCATAGATCGTGGGACTGTGTAATATCGCGCTCAAAAGCAAgttttgcttacataaaaaatagaCAGGTTCATGTATGTGATTTGtctttgtctctttttctttcacGCCCTATGTTACAG aatggTTTTCACATAAAAGAGACATGTTGCTTGAGATATATTAAATGCCATCAGGAAGAAATTTTCATATCCGGTAGTGAAGACTGCACTCTTCGTATCAGCCATCTTAGGAGAAGAAATTTTAAGTGgaattcttttgaaaatttagGAGTTTTTAATGGCCATCTTTCGGGTATAAAATGCATAAGTGTTATTCAATTGCTTGGATCTGCGTTTCAATATCTAGTCTTTTCTGGTGGAGGGAGAGCACAGTTGAAAATTTGGGGACTAAACATCGTGCTACCTGATCCATATTCATCAGATCTAGATATATCATGTTCCGATGTGAATTCTCATATGCTGTATGAACAAAatcaatattgtaaaaaaccaTGGCAGGAAGCTGAGCAATCTTATATCGCAGAACCAGAAACACGTTACATGGATATTTACGCTTATTACCCTTTTAAGGaactaaattatgtattaatctTTATAGCTTGTGCAGATGGATATTTaag acTCCTTGTATATGATATTGTACCTAACAACATATACTTGAAAGTATCTACTAAATACATAGATCGTTGCATTTTGAAGATGCatatattatcacataaatCCAAAGTAATTGTGTTAACTATGAATACGGATGGAAAATTACGTTTTTTCGATTTTACTGACACGATCTCGAAAATATATGAGGATGCAAATTCTGGAAATCAAAATATTGTGAATTTCAACGATATTCCTTTTGCAGAATTTAGCTTGCATCAGTCGGGAATTAATTGTTTCGATTTAGAGCATGTACATGAAGATGAATATCTCTTGGTTACTGGTGGCGATGACAATCTTCTTAGTGTCGtctattttcaaatttacataTCAGAAAGCAATAAATTGTCAGCTGAAATATTATCTAAATGGAGCACACCATCCGCACATTCTGCACAAATTGTTG GTGTGAgattcataaagaaaaataataaaatatgtagtgTGGGAGTGGATCAGCAAGTTATTACCCACAATTATTTATGTTCCAACGGAGTTGTACATGTAAATATCTTAGATCAAGTACTTACGTCTGTTACGGATGTACAAGGAATGGAGTTAGCTAGCAG cTGGGAccattttatttgtgtatatgGAAGAGGATTTGAAATACTGTCTATTTAA
- the LOC105206181 gene encoding trafficking protein particle complex subunit 5 translates to MSSITISAIRPRTSILDKSLSKGKGEVSLSCFALLFSELVQYCQNRVYTVPELQNKLAEIGAEVGHRITDLLVVREKGGKREIKLLNVLLFVKSTVWKSLFGREADKLEHANDDERTYYIIEKESLVNKFVSVPKDKGSLNCASFVAGIVEAILCDCGFPAKVTAHWHKGTTYMVKFDDAVVARDKQLEDR, encoded by the exons atGTCGAGTATTACGATATCGGCCATAAGACCACGTACCAGTATCCTTGATAAGTCTTTGAGCAAGGGAAAGGGAGAGGTTAGTTTGAGTTGCTTCGCCCTCTTATTTTCCGAGCTGGTGCAATACTGTCAAAACAGAGTCTACACAGTTCCAGAGCTACAGAATAA ATTGGCAGAAATTGGCGCAGAAGTCGGGCACAGAATAACTGATTTACTTGTAGTACGAGAAAAGGGCGGCAAACGTGAGATAAAATTACTTAATGTACTACTCTTCGTGAAAAGTACGGTATGGAAGTCTCTATTTGGTCGAGAGGCTGATAAACTGGAGCATGCCAACGATGACGAACGTACTTACTATATCATTGAAAAGGAATCTCTCGTAAACAAATTTGTGTCCGTACCTAAAGATAAAGGAAGCTTAAACTGCGCGTCTTTCGTCGCCGGTATCGTGGAGGCTATACTTTGCGATTGCGGATTT CCCGCCAAGGTAACAGCACACTGGCATAAAGGTACCACGTATATGGTTAAATTTGATGACGCAGTTGTCGCACGCGACAAGCAACTAGAAGAtcggtaa
- the LOC105208243 gene encoding WD repeat-containing protein 6 isoform X3 — translation MGSTLYIYKHCKFEDKLDCLYPNNIHGIVVGANNKLAVFGAKSICICDIEIACDIRIRKQSTDQFNDWIIATKWISFKEQMQLAILFAHNYISIYDTCNKTSQIIRCEETCILYGGSISGTCQENLVIFSGTVFQEILIWKIDNGHYDLNKRMPVLHRLTGHKGVIFSVVCDPASRFICSTSDDRSVKFWKVTEHENSESNDINWQTVKIDSIKTMFIHTARVWKALIRNDIVLTIGEDSLACTWSLSGNLLNKAYYKAPIWSIDVSEDNMTIYVGGGDGSVYMQPFEHYKSLETLFLPDDDRCNFPKYISYLHDGTILIFTELGTLLHYNNEMVHKNTIYLANDSYYIMQVSLNRHFVALASREGHVIIYEVSLGTLQQYQKDKIMNSQILSLQWLNNCEFIACGANGLLKLFSFGLGVKEKYRLPPSRERWLTAAITFYTPTKTSQMLICGDRVGNIHVYKRQSYCSDVVIEEPIQTLYRIHGKIGVQSFHIFRKNLITSGRDGMLRFYQIREEDTEPLLVLHKKKMPMDWISNMMEVNMERAGETKKDEIFFVFGFKQVEFIIYNLLNENIVVRIPCGGGHRSWDCVISRSKASFAYIKNRQVHVCDLSLSLFLSRPMLQNGFHIKETCCLRYIKCHQEEIFISGSEDCTLRISHLRRRNFKWNSFENLGVFNGHLSGIKCISVIQLLGSAFQYLVFSGGGRAQLKIWGLNIVLPDPYSSDLDISCSDVNSHMLYEQNQYCKKPWQEAEQSYIAEPETRYMDIYAYYPFKELNYVLIFIACADGYLRLLVYDIVPNNIYLKVSTKYIDRCILKMHILSHKSKVIVLTMNTDGKLRFFDFTDTISKIYEDANSGNQNIVNFNDIPFAEFSLHQSGINCFDLEHVHEDEYLLVTGGDDNLLSVVYFQIYISESNKLSAEILSKWSTPSAHSAQIVGVRFIKKNNKICSVGVDQQVITHNYLCSNGVVHVNILDQVLTSVTDVQGMELASSWDHFICVYGRGFEILSI, via the exons ATGGGATCCACCCTCTACATATATAAGCATTGTAAATTTGAAGATAAATTGGATTGTCTGTATCCAAATAATATACATGGCATTGTAGTAGGAGCAAACAATAAATTGGCTGTATTTGGCGCCAAATCTATATGTATCTGCGATATAGAAATAGCATGTGACATAAG GATTAGAAAACAAAGTACTGATCAATTCAATGATTGGATAATTGCTACGAAATGGATATCGTTTAAGGAACAAATGCAATTGGCAATTCTGTTTGCccataattatatatctatatatgatACATGTAATAAAACTTCTCAAATTATACGTTGCGAAGAAACGTGTATACT ctaCGGTGGTTCTATATCAGGAACTTGCCAAGAGAATTTAGTCATTTTTAGTGGAACAGTgtttcaagaaattttaatatggaAAATTGACAATGGGCACTATGATCTTAATAAGAGAATGCCAGTTTTGCATCGTTTAACAGGACACAAG GGTGTTATTTTCTCTGTTGTTTGTGATCCAGCCTCGCGATTTATTTGTTCCACATCTGATGATAGAAGTGTTAAATTCTGGAAAGTAACGGAACATGAAAATTCCGAGAGCAATGACATAAACTGGCAGACAGTAAAAATAGACTcgataaaaacaatgtttatacATACAGCAAGAGTTTGGAAAGCTTTAATTAGAAATGACATCGTTTTAACAATTGGAGAa GATTCTCTTGCATGCACATGGTCACTCTCAggtaatttacttaataaagcCTACTACAAAGCACCTATATGGAGTATTGATGTGTCTGAAGATAATATGACGATATATGTGGGTGGAGGTGATGGATCTGTATATATGCAGCCCTTTGAACACTACAAAAGCCTAGAAACGCTTTTTCTACCTGACGATGATAGATGCAATTTTCCTAAATATATTTCCTATTTGCATGATGGCACAATTTTAATCTTTACTGAATTGGGAACACTCTTACATTACAATAATGAAATGGTGCATAAAAATACTATATACTTAGCAAATGATAGCTACTATATTATGCAAGTGTCTCTAAATCGTCATTTTGTTGCCCTTGCATCTAGAGAGGGACATGTAATAATATACGAAG TATCTCTTGGGACTTTACAACAGTATCAGAAAGACAAAATAATGAATTcacaaattttatctttgcagTGGTTAAACAATTGTGAATTTATAGCATGTGGAGCAAATGgtcttttgaaattattttcttttggaCTAG GAGTGAAAGAAAAATACAGATTACCTCCCAGTCGAGAACGTTGGTTAACTGCCGCTATAACATTCTATACTCCTACAAAAACGTCGCAAATGTTAATATGTGGAGACAGAGTTGGGAATATTCATGTGTACAAACGGCAAAGCTATTGTTCTGACGTAGTTATAGAAGAACCTATTCAAACACTTTATAGAATCCATGGTAAAATAGGAGTCCAGTCGTTCCAcatatttcgaaaaaacttgATAACGTCTGGACGCGATGGAATGTTGAGATTTTATCAAATACGTGAAGAGGATACGGAACCCTTGTTGGtactgcataaaaaaaaaatgccaatGGACTGGATTAGCAATATGATGGAAGTGAATATGGAAAGAGCAGGCGAGACAAAAAAGGATGAGATTTTCTTTGTATTTGGTTTTAAACAg gtggaatttataatatataacttgTTGAATGAAAATATCGTCGTCAGAATCCCTTGTGGTGGCGGTCATAGATCGTGGGACTGTGTAATATCGCGCTCAAAAGCAAgttttgcttacataaaaaatagaCAGGTTCATGTATGTGATTTGtctttgtctctttttctttcacGCCCTATGTTACAG aatggTTTTCACATAAAAGAGACATGTTGCTTGAGATATATTAAATGCCATCAGGAAGAAATTTTCATATCCGGTAGTGAAGACTGCACTCTTCGTATCAGCCATCTTAGGAGAAGAAATTTTAAGTGgaattcttttgaaaatttagGAGTTTTTAATGGCCATCTTTCGGGTATAAAATGCATAAGTGTTATTCAATTGCTTGGATCTGCGTTTCAATATCTAGTCTTTTCTGGTGGAGGGAGAGCACAGTTGAAAATTTGGGGACTAAACATCGTGCTACCTGATCCATATTCATCAGATCTAGATATATCATGTTCCGATGTGAATTCTCATATGCTGTATGAACAAAatcaatattgtaaaaaaccaTGGCAGGAAGCTGAGCAATCTTATATCGCAGAACCAGAAACACGTTACATGGATATTTACGCTTATTACCCTTTTAAGGaactaaattatgtattaatctTTATAGCTTGTGCAGATGGATATTTaag acTCCTTGTATATGATATTGTACCTAACAACATATACTTGAAAGTATCTACTAAATACATAGATCGTTGCATTTTGAAGATGCatatattatcacataaatCCAAAGTAATTGTGTTAACTATGAATACGGATGGAAAATTACGTTTTTTCGATTTTACTGACACGATCTCGAAAATATATGAGGATGCAAATTCTGGAAATCAAAATATTGTGAATTTCAACGATATTCCTTTTGCAGAATTTAGCTTGCATCAGTCGGGAATTAATTGTTTCGATTTAGAGCATGTACATGAAGATGAATATCTCTTGGTTACTGGTGGCGATGACAATCTTCTTAGTGTCGtctattttcaaatttacataTCAGAAAGCAATAAATTGTCAGCTGAAATATTATCTAAATGGAGCACACCATCCGCACATTCTGCACAAATTGTTG GTGTGAgattcataaagaaaaataataaaatatgtagtgTGGGAGTGGATCAGCAAGTTATTACCCACAATTATTTATGTTCCAACGGAGTTGTACATGTAAATATCTTAGATCAAGTACTTACGTCTGTTACGGATGTACAAGGAATGGAGTTAGCTAGCAG cTGGGAccattttatttgtgtatatgGAAGAGGATTTGAAATACTGTCTATTTAA
- the LOC105208243 gene encoding WD repeat-containing protein 6 isoform X1 has protein sequence MASLLLRKEVLAIRCVGDVVLVGMGSTLYIYKHCKFEDKLDCLYPNNIHGIVVGANNKLAVFGAKSICICDIEIACDIRIRKQSTDQFNDWIIATKWISFKEQMQLAILFAHNYISIYDTCNKTSQIIRCEETCILYGGSISGTCQENLVIFSGTVFQEILIWKIDNGHYDLNKRMPVLHRLTGHKGVIFSVVCDPASRFICSTSDDRSVKFWKVTEHENSESNDINWQTVKIDSIKTMFIHTARVWKALIRNDIVLTIGEDSLACTWSLSGNLLNKAYYKAPIWSIDVSEDNMTIYVGGGDGSVYMQPFEHYKSLETLFLPDDDRCNFPKYISYLHDGTILIFTELGTLLHYNNEMVHKNTIYLANDSYYIMQVSLNRHFVALASREGHVIIYEVSLGTLQQYQKDKIMNSQILSLQWLNNCEFIACGANGLLKLFSFGLGVKEKYRLPPSRERWLTAAITFYTPTKTSQMLICGDRVGNIHVYKRQSYCSDVVIEEPIQTLYRIHGKIGVQSFHIFRKNLITSGRDGMLRFYQIREEDTEPLLVLHKKKMPMDWISNMMEVNMERAGETKKDEIFFVFGFKQVEFIIYNLLNENIVVRIPCGGGHRSWDCVISRSKASFAYIKNRQVHVCDLSLSLFLSRPMLQNGFHIKETCCLRYIKCHQEEIFISGSEDCTLRISHLRRRNFKWNSFENLGVFNGHLSGIKCISVIQLLGSAFQYLVFSGGGRAQLKIWGLNIVLPDPYSSDLDISCSDVNSHMLYEQNQYCKKPWQEAEQSYIAEPETRYMDIYAYYPFKELNYVLIFIACADGYLRLLVYDIVPNNIYLKVSTKYIDRCILKMHILSHKSKVIVLTMNTDGKLRFFDFTDTISKIYEDANSGNQNIVNFNDIPFAEFSLHQSGINCFDLEHVHEDEYLLVTGGDDNLLSVVYFQIYISESNKLSAEILSKWSTPSAHSAQIVGVRFIKKNNKICSVGVDQQVITHNYLCSNGVVHVNILDQVLTSVTDVQGMELASSWDHFICVYGRGFEILSI, from the exons ATGGCATCGTTGTTGTTACGCAAGGAGGTCCTTGCTATTCGATGCGTAGGAGATGTCGTGCTCGTAG GTATGGGATCCACCCTCTACATATATAAGCATTGTAAATTTGAAGATAAATTGGATTGTCTGTATCCAAATAATATACATGGCATTGTAGTAGGAGCAAACAATAAATTGGCTGTATTTGGCGCCAAATCTATATGTATCTGCGATATAGAAATAGCATGTGACATAAG GATTAGAAAACAAAGTACTGATCAATTCAATGATTGGATAATTGCTACGAAATGGATATCGTTTAAGGAACAAATGCAATTGGCAATTCTGTTTGCccataattatatatctatatatgatACATGTAATAAAACTTCTCAAATTATACGTTGCGAAGAAACGTGTATACT ctaCGGTGGTTCTATATCAGGAACTTGCCAAGAGAATTTAGTCATTTTTAGTGGAACAGTgtttcaagaaattttaatatggaAAATTGACAATGGGCACTATGATCTTAATAAGAGAATGCCAGTTTTGCATCGTTTAACAGGACACAAG GGTGTTATTTTCTCTGTTGTTTGTGATCCAGCCTCGCGATTTATTTGTTCCACATCTGATGATAGAAGTGTTAAATTCTGGAAAGTAACGGAACATGAAAATTCCGAGAGCAATGACATAAACTGGCAGACAGTAAAAATAGACTcgataaaaacaatgtttatacATACAGCAAGAGTTTGGAAAGCTTTAATTAGAAATGACATCGTTTTAACAATTGGAGAa GATTCTCTTGCATGCACATGGTCACTCTCAggtaatttacttaataaagcCTACTACAAAGCACCTATATGGAGTATTGATGTGTCTGAAGATAATATGACGATATATGTGGGTGGAGGTGATGGATCTGTATATATGCAGCCCTTTGAACACTACAAAAGCCTAGAAACGCTTTTTCTACCTGACGATGATAGATGCAATTTTCCTAAATATATTTCCTATTTGCATGATGGCACAATTTTAATCTTTACTGAATTGGGAACACTCTTACATTACAATAATGAAATGGTGCATAAAAATACTATATACTTAGCAAATGATAGCTACTATATTATGCAAGTGTCTCTAAATCGTCATTTTGTTGCCCTTGCATCTAGAGAGGGACATGTAATAATATACGAAG TATCTCTTGGGACTTTACAACAGTATCAGAAAGACAAAATAATGAATTcacaaattttatctttgcagTGGTTAAACAATTGTGAATTTATAGCATGTGGAGCAAATGgtcttttgaaattattttcttttggaCTAG GAGTGAAAGAAAAATACAGATTACCTCCCAGTCGAGAACGTTGGTTAACTGCCGCTATAACATTCTATACTCCTACAAAAACGTCGCAAATGTTAATATGTGGAGACAGAGTTGGGAATATTCATGTGTACAAACGGCAAAGCTATTGTTCTGACGTAGTTATAGAAGAACCTATTCAAACACTTTATAGAATCCATGGTAAAATAGGAGTCCAGTCGTTCCAcatatttcgaaaaaacttgATAACGTCTGGACGCGATGGAATGTTGAGATTTTATCAAATACGTGAAGAGGATACGGAACCCTTGTTGGtactgcataaaaaaaaaatgccaatGGACTGGATTAGCAATATGATGGAAGTGAATATGGAAAGAGCAGGCGAGACAAAAAAGGATGAGATTTTCTTTGTATTTGGTTTTAAACAg gtggaatttataatatataacttgTTGAATGAAAATATCGTCGTCAGAATCCCTTGTGGTGGCGGTCATAGATCGTGGGACTGTGTAATATCGCGCTCAAAAGCAAgttttgcttacataaaaaatagaCAGGTTCATGTATGTGATTTGtctttgtctctttttctttcacGCCCTATGTTACAG aatggTTTTCACATAAAAGAGACATGTTGCTTGAGATATATTAAATGCCATCAGGAAGAAATTTTCATATCCGGTAGTGAAGACTGCACTCTTCGTATCAGCCATCTTAGGAGAAGAAATTTTAAGTGgaattcttttgaaaatttagGAGTTTTTAATGGCCATCTTTCGGGTATAAAATGCATAAGTGTTATTCAATTGCTTGGATCTGCGTTTCAATATCTAGTCTTTTCTGGTGGAGGGAGAGCACAGTTGAAAATTTGGGGACTAAACATCGTGCTACCTGATCCATATTCATCAGATCTAGATATATCATGTTCCGATGTGAATTCTCATATGCTGTATGAACAAAatcaatattgtaaaaaaccaTGGCAGGAAGCTGAGCAATCTTATATCGCAGAACCAGAAACACGTTACATGGATATTTACGCTTATTACCCTTTTAAGGaactaaattatgtattaatctTTATAGCTTGTGCAGATGGATATTTaag acTCCTTGTATATGATATTGTACCTAACAACATATACTTGAAAGTATCTACTAAATACATAGATCGTTGCATTTTGAAGATGCatatattatcacataaatCCAAAGTAATTGTGTTAACTATGAATACGGATGGAAAATTACGTTTTTTCGATTTTACTGACACGATCTCGAAAATATATGAGGATGCAAATTCTGGAAATCAAAATATTGTGAATTTCAACGATATTCCTTTTGCAGAATTTAGCTTGCATCAGTCGGGAATTAATTGTTTCGATTTAGAGCATGTACATGAAGATGAATATCTCTTGGTTACTGGTGGCGATGACAATCTTCTTAGTGTCGtctattttcaaatttacataTCAGAAAGCAATAAATTGTCAGCTGAAATATTATCTAAATGGAGCACACCATCCGCACATTCTGCACAAATTGTTG GTGTGAgattcataaagaaaaataataaaatatgtagtgTGGGAGTGGATCAGCAAGTTATTACCCACAATTATTTATGTTCCAACGGAGTTGTACATGTAAATATCTTAGATCAAGTACTTACGTCTGTTACGGATGTACAAGGAATGGAGTTAGCTAGCAG cTGGGAccattttatttgtgtatatgGAAGAGGATTTGAAATACTGTCTATTTAA
- the LOC105201299 gene encoding uncharacterized protein LOC105201299, translating into MSSKKLYDVSPEQREIALWRDAKRMQLRQMYLKDAGHPTKSLLFDTGIYRFAAAKTTYEKYFIPTALNYITRVGFIAALVVVTAMTVKKTRDAKEHLYRTGQIDYASRNHRFV; encoded by the exons ATGTCGTCGAAAAAGCTGTACGATGTCTCGCCGGAGCAACGCGAAATCGCGTTGTGGAGAGACGCGAAACGGATGCAATTGCGCCAAATGTATCTGAAAGACGCGGGCCATCCAACCAAGAGCCTGCTC TTTGATACAGGAATATACAGATTTGCTGCTGCAAAAACAACATACGAAAAGTATTTCATACCCACAGCGCTGAACTATATCACGCGAGTTGGATTTATTGCAGCCCTCGTCGTCGTCACAGCAATGACAGTAAAAAAGACCAGG gATGCAAAAGAACACTTGTACCGTACTGGGCAAATTGATTATGCAAGCCGGAATCATAGATTTGTTTAG